DNA from Megalops cyprinoides isolate fMegCyp1 chromosome 14, fMegCyp1.pri, whole genome shotgun sequence:
TATACACACAGTGTCTATTTTCTGCATTAACGTTCTAGTGCAGGTTAATGTGTTACTGCACTGATTTTCAAAATCAATACGTCCCCACACCTTCAGAGATATTCTGTATACCCATTCCTGGTgcacttttaaatgcattgtctctgctgctggagAGTAAGACTGAACCTGACACAATACTGTAATTGGACATAAACGTCACTGCCAATTTTCTTGGCTATGTTCTTAATTTGTGGTCTTTAAAGGATTCATTGAGATAGCTGAGGTGCTGCAATGAGATAATTGTATGACAAGTTTAAAATGAGGCTAGATGAGGATGATATCATCCTTTTGGTGCTGGGAGGGTTGAAATACACGCAAGTAAGCAGGTGGAGAAAAACTCTGGGTCCTAGTCAACGGTCAGCGctgaaagtaaatgtaatgatcAAAAGCCTTACCTGGCTCCACTAGCTAGTTTCACTTCtgggtttttttaatgttatagcCCTTCTCTGGCGTGTTGCTGCACACGGGTAGAGTGGATGTGGGTTGCAGCGTGTGGTCACCCCGTAAAAGCCAGCCTGCAGTAGTAGAGACCAAATGTGCTGCTCAGCTCTGAAAAGGAGAGTCTCTGTGCCATCCTCTATAAGGTGTCACACAGCTAGTGGAAGAGGAGGGACGTCTCAGAGGCAGTCACCACAAGataaagcacagagagatgTATGTTGGGAAAACAGAGCTGCGAGGTTGAACTGAGACCTGGCTGATGCACAGATAGGTGATGTTTTGAGTTTCTCAACAGGAGTGCAGTTggatgtgtatgtttttgtttttctttgtaaaaaaacacacatcaaacacatgtgtttttgtggacGTATGTTAAGTCACAGACCTaatcacagacagagaacaaaTTCGGTACTGttgctgtgtatgtatatgtgaaaCTGTAGGATTTTACACCACCAGATCATGCAAGTGTttgataaaatctttttaaaaatcaagtcTAATTCACATACTCAGTGAACATTGGATGAGGGCTGACTTCACGTGGAGGACATGTTTATTGTTCCTAAGGAACCAGTTTCTCATTATACACCAATGTGCAGACCTGTAAAGAGCGAACAGGAACATGAAATAGTGACACAGATTTATAATACTATGGGTAGCAGTATGGTGTAGAGGCTGAAAAATTGGCTTATGACCCAAATGTATCAGCTTCCACTAGCAGTTCTGCAGTTGTATATCTAGGCTATACTCACAAGACTTTACCAcagctttaatttaaaaaaaatcagctgtgttCAAGTCTCCCTTCTTATGCAGAGCAAATGCACAGTAATAACTTAGAATGAATTATAAAGCACATGTATGTGCAAGCCCCATCTCTATGTTGTACTTTGCTCATTTGTCAGGTCCAAATTTAAGACAGCGCAGAACAACATGATGGCACGCTCCATGTAGAACAGGAGAGGTGGTACTGCTAGTGACCCGACGAACAGAGATTCTGTGGTGCTGATCACTTCTGAAGCGTTCATCTGCTTCAGGCACAGGCACAGCCTGCTGGTGATTTCATCTTGTTGCCTTTTTGAACTGCCAGTATTGCCAAGTGAAGAGCCTTCAGCACAACTTCCTCTCTGCTTATAGACAAAGCATTCAATACCAACTCCtggccacaagggggcagtcAGACACCACCCTCACAAAGGGAACAGAAAGCACTCCACAGTCGCAGATTCTTTGAAATCACATAGTTTCTTGAAGTGCAAGAGTCTTATTGTTTTTTCCTTATATACACAAATTGAATAATAtctaaaattcatttttcttcaacAGCAGTCATGTGACAGCTCATTATTTCATATGTCAAATATGAAACATCAAACTACCAACACTTAATGAAAGATGTGTATATTTACATGACACATTACAGAAAATTATGATGGATTATAAAAGCTTAATAATTATCTTTTTCAATGCAATTGCTTTTCACAAGTCCAGCTCTTAATGagtaattacaaaaaagaaagtgaaatttTTCAGTATTGAAGAGCAGAAGTCCCTTTTGCTCTGGAACGGCAGGCCAGACATGTGATCCGGCACATGACATTACTGCACCTCGTCTGACAGTTCGATCGCAGCCGGTCACACGACAGAGGTGCCATCGGAGGACTGCGAGGCGGGCCGGCCGGCCCGTGGCACGGACGGGCGCTCCACCACCCCTTTCCTATGGAGCAGGCGCAGCAGGTTCCGGCGGAACTTCTCCCCGACGAAGGCGTAGAGGACGGGGTTGACGCAGCAGTGCAGCAGGCCGAGGCTCTGCCCCGCGAAGGTGGCGAGGTCGACGGAGGCGCGGGCCGCGCACTCGTTGGGCAGCACCCTCGCGCGCAGCAGCGTCTCGGCCATCAGCGCCAGGTGGTAGGGCGTCCAGCACAGCAGGAAGGCGGCCACCACCGCCACGATCACCCTCATGGCGCGCTGCTTCTGGAAGCCGCGCGTGCGGAGGAGGCGCGCCGCCGTCACGCCGTAGCACGACAGCATGATGGACAGCGGCAGCACGAATCCCAGGCTGTGCCGCAGCAGCCGGGTCGCCAGCCGCCACTGGTCGGCGCTGTCCGGGTCGTAGTGCTCGGCGCACACCATCCTCTCCGAGCCCTGCGGCCGGAAGGCGGTGCTGAAGAAGGCGGGGAGCGAGAGGGCGCCCCCTAGCGTCCAGACGGCGACGCACGCGGCCCAGCTGCGGGCCTGCCGGCGCTCGCGCCTGGTCTCCATGGCGCGCACGATCACCATGTATCGGTCCACGCTGATGCAGGCCAGGAACAGGATGCTGCTGTAGAAGGTCACCTCCTGCACAAGACTCACCAGCTTGCATAGGGCGTTGCCCAGCACCCAGCCCTGGATGGCCACCACCGCCCAGAAGGGCAGGGTCAGGGCCAATAGGATGTCAGCTACTGCCAGGTGGAGCAGATACAGGTCCGATGGTAGGAGGGGCTGCTTGCTGGAGACGATGACCACCCCCACGATAAGGTTCCCAGGGATGGCCAGCAGGAAGACAAGCACGTAGAATATGCACACACCCACGTTGACCAGGAGGGATGTGACCATGGCTTCACAAGGCTGGGTTTTTTGGTCCACCCTGAAAGTAGTGAAGTTTGTGGAGTTTGAGGCATTTAACGAGTCATAAAACTCAGAGAAGTCGTCCACAAAGAGAGAGGTGTTTAGCCCTGTGAGaaagaacatgaaaacacaaacacatgtaaaatatgtaacagCAGTAGAActccacacacaaatgtatgtggTATTTTGTAATACttcatattttctgttgctATTTCAGCAGAACAGAATAAATAGACATAGGATACCAATGAAAGCCAatgaaatatatgtaatgtCTTCCTTGCAGTATATTCTCAGCCCGTGGTATCACTACAAATAAGGTCTATGATACATGTCATCTCAGCTAAATAGCTGTGTTTCCTTCTGTAAACAGAGATGAACTGTACAGCAAAATTACTGTAACTTAGGAATAAGTCATTCATCTCTCAGTTAAGTACAgttaaattgtaaattgtaagtACTGATGTCCTCTTTATTAGCTTTCATAAGACtttttacatacacacacacacacacacacacacatttctgcaagAAATTTATATGAATATCTAAATGACAGTGAAATCTGTATGAggtatacatttttttgcacacaaTGTTTTCTCCAATGTTATTtctacaaaaatgaataatattgtaAGCAACACTTAATTCACTGTTTAATCTAAATCTTTTCTATCATCGACACAATAGTTCACTCACATTTCAAACTATGCTAGAAATTAGAATAGGAAAGtagcaaattaattattaaatatgttgctcgttatagtgtttttttctattaatttaaattaagtATTAATTTTTCTTcaatgaaatacatacatacagaaatatgaaatttcAAGATAAATAAGTATGCTGTGTGAATTCTGAACAGTTTACAGCACAGTAAACTAGTCCaggaagagagaagaacagCCAGAGAGGTTCTTACCATCCATTTTGGTCTCCTGTGTTGGATTGTCAGAGGGAGATTTTTAATCAGGATCACCGCACACCTCCTGGCATCCACGGGAGATGTTGATATTCCCTGCTTGCCCAATATAAAGTCCTTACATGTGTGTAACCTTCAAGGGTTGCTGCAATATGATGCTGCTGTCCACcaacagcacttttttttttttgattggaaTGACCATGCCGGCTACATGTGacatacagctgttttcagagGGCTTGCTTCTCTGTCACCTTCACAGGCATGTCCCCCCATATCCAGTGCATGAACCACATGTTGGTTCTGCATATTCTGCAAATCGTACACggcaataaatattttatacctTAGAAAGAAATGATACCCTGGTGTTTATTCACTGAGAAATACAGTAAACCATTCTGAGTCCTGAGGAAACCCATTGGTTTTTTGAGGCGGTAAAAGCAGAAGGAACCGTCACCAGGGCGAGGGaaataaagcacagaaaaaacCCAGGTCACAAGACAGTCACTGGTGTGAATGCACGGGTTGTAAATATGAGTCACatcacagccaaaaaaaaaacatcagaataTCACAACATTCCCATGCGATGTTTCTTTTGAGTTGCAAGTGTTTCACATAAGCCAATGTGAGCCAAAATTCAGTCACTCTATAATGAGATTTCATTCATATGAAAATCTATCAGACCACCCCAAGATGATATTTCTTCATAAATCTAGATACACCTCACATCAATCTCCTCTGagcttttgaatgtttttttctctttcagttgGCAATTAGAGATATACATTCATAAAGCCCATTAATGAGCCATTAACTCCCCTAGCTCCCCTCACAGCCCAGGACTAAATGAACTGGCAGGCCTTCCTGGGCTTTTCTATGCACAAGGTGGTCATACTGCACCATTGGCTCCACACTGATAGGGTCACAGCTACAGTGATCACCAGGGAGCTGAAACACTGCAATTTCCCATTCATTCATGGGGTTTATTCAATAGCTGTGGTGTTAAATCCATCGTGGAGCTCCATCTGAAACTTTACAAAGGTTGTCACGTCTTACTTCAATGAAAAGGGCCAACGTCCccagagaggcagcagtgtggtgtaatggagGAACAGGTCttataacccaaaggctgccagCTCGATTTtaaggtggggcactgctgttgtacccttgaatgAGCTATTTAAAAGAATGGCCTCACTATATGTCCAAGTGTACCTAGGTCACTTTATAAAAGCAAGTCTAGTTTAACATATTACTGTATGCAAAACTAACAAATAACCTATGTAAATATTGGTCTCACATTCCTGAGCTACATGGCCCATAATGGCAACTTCTGTTCACAcacatgtgttttgtttcctgttattGAGCTCCTGATAACATgatgcacatgtacatgtgatACACTGCCCCTTCAACACGAGTCCGCTGTCAGCAAAAAActcagaatgacagagagaagaTCAGGAAGTCAGTCAGTATCAAGAAAAGCAGACCAGAACCTGTGTGTCGTAAATGCTTTGGGCAAGCCAGGAAATGAGGCAAGATGTGTCCGACCTCTTTTGAAaccacatttttatgttttattttcttttgtctgatttttttaattttacttttctttgAAGATTTCAGTTCCAACAAtgtacaatacatttaaatacacctTCACCTTCCTGTAAACAACCACAATTTTTGTGTTGGGCACAAATATCAATTTCATGTCTTAACTCACATTCTGCTGAAGGCATGagtttttgaatgtgaaatacaTCATAGTCAATATTATTCAGTCAATAATACTTTTAGGTAATGCACCATTCAAGGTCATTTTTTGGGGTAATGcctttattttgttctttttgtggCATTCATCATATTCTCCTCAATATATGAAGGCAGTGGTCTTACCTAATTTACagctatatactatatactgaTCCACTGGCAGATGAGTACTTGCAGATTACATTTACTATATTATTCATGGTTCACATGAAGCCATCCTCCTGACCATCTATGCCCATATTGCCACATTCACAAGCTTGCATAATACATCTGTGATGCAGGGGAACCACACTGAAACCTACAGGTCTGagtggtcatgtgaccttatGACAACATTCAAAGAGATGATCCTGTTTACAGTTAAATGCTGATAGATTTTGGTGTCTGCCTGTTCCAGCATCTTACACATGTTCACATTGTTTCAACAGCCTAGCCTTGGCAGGAGATCATTGACACCTGAGGCCAGTTGTAGGCATTCCCAACACAAATTTGCACAAGTCTGCAGTGCCTTCTTGTGTCCTCTCCAGCAGGGAATGCCAAAACTACAAGCATCACATTTACcaaccaagcacacacatagcAGGCAGTCTCATTCATTTAGTGAAAACCTGTAGTTGGGTGTTTGTGGTACCATGAAAGTCTAACTCTAAAGATGTTGTTCTGGTGGGCTAACAGCAACATGGTTTATAAGGCCATCTTACAGTAGGTGCCACTAGTATGGGAGTGTGAGAAATGATCAGGCTGTCTTCCTGATTCAGCATAATCAGAAATAAAGTTTGCTCTCTCCCAGAGTTCCAGTTTAGAAAGCCTTATAGATCATTCCACACCTCTAGGCCCAGAGGAGTGAGCCACAGCACTGTGCAACAGGTAGTCTATGGTTGTAGGGGCTATTCAGGAGAACAGAGAAAATCAATTCTACAATCTGTACTACACATTTTAGCCAGTAGAGGGTAGTAGTATACTGTAACACTTCTTGAAAAGGCCTGGCACCGCTATTGAAGTAATTTGATTTTGACTCCCTTGAGTTATTCTGTGTAAAACATGTTAAATCTTGACAGGTTACTTTCAGGTTAAATAGGGCTCCTGACAAAAATGAGATTTGGACATTTGCAGTGAGGTAAAGATGGGGCACAGCAAGTGGTACTCAGAGAAAGTTGCTTTTTAATACTAAAAGAATATTGcttatgtaaaaatgaatggaacTGTAAAAAGCAATATCTTTTATGGTAATGGttgtgacatttcaaaatgcagtttgtttttaagcCTCCTCACACTGGCAATTGATGGCAATCTTATAACTGTTCCAGCCAAAACAAATTTTCACTGGTGGGTCCATCCATTAAAAATCTGGTCCCACTGAATTACCCCATGTATATTCTAGATCTAAGCAATATCTGCATGGGCTGTGGGTCCTATTACCTTGGTGGTGATACTCACTGTGggattacagtacagtatgtgcacatatagaaattatgaaattattattcCTGGTATTACCAGGCGACCTAGCTAGATGTGTTCTAGCTAGGTGGCAATGCAGCCTACAGAAAGACACATCTCATGATTCCATATGAAGTTGGTAACCCTGGGACACATAATCAAATGCCTTATAATTGTGAGCAAAGGTTTGTGAACCCTTTAGAATTACCTGCACTCCTAAAATGTGGCCTGATCAACATctaagtaataataatagacaCACAATctgatta
Protein-coding regions in this window:
- the LOC118789279 gene encoding C-X-C chemokine receptor type 2-like; this encodes MFFLTGLNTSLFVDDFSEFYDSLNASNSTNFTTFRVDQKTQPCEAMVTSLLVNVGVCIFYVLVFLLAIPGNLIVGVVIVSSKQPLLPSDLYLLHLAVADILLALTLPFWAVVAIQGWVLGNALCKLVSLVQEVTFYSSILFLACISVDRYMVIVRAMETRRERRQARSWAACVAVWTLGGALSLPAFFSTAFRPQGSERMVCAEHYDPDSADQWRLATRLLRHSLGFVLPLSIMLSCYGVTAARLLRTRGFQKQRAMRVIVAVVAAFLLCWTPYHLALMAETLLRARVLPNECAARASVDLATFAGQSLGLLHCCVNPVLYAFVGEKFRRNLLRLLHRKGVVERPSVPRAGRPASQSSDGTSVV